In the genome of Nitrospirota bacterium, one region contains:
- a CDS encoding DUF2628 domain-containing protein, translating into MAEPTYKVLLSGETLSGHQLAETKKQLAVAFSLSADSIDRFFIGKPVIVKTTTDIETAEKFKALFEKAGAVCFIKQVVQTETGRPSNSSAAKPELSSSPAITPVTPEHAITKESAPGFTTHAGNRTEEAPGPRVISPPQKAVSLQYSPLHCRALNKTEGGLNFNRYGCENIPFSDILLVSVYHIPSGIKPKTRVMVFSRTQKKPLTVDADAIDFTGILGREEDDIYAALRQFVTDLVKANPSLIVDSSTSDFLKGSGPGMVKRDDTFWASALGSALDEEGLFVLAAANLKKPAKTVAAIEAESGKDQDQKETSLMSDEEYLDLFIGPNVVKYMDNFKKFGIKGPSSFVPTWHWPAFFLPFFWLLYRKLYLHAIGVLVLSFIPGINILTCIAMGLTAYYIYFRHVRDSVTAIKRATTPAQIGYVMTREGGVTPTAVYVGIGGVFCISLIISISLVVSALKKKQELVTEQMNPPMIMPLLPGQNLPPGFPQSPEEAMQMAYDNMARAELKNACTAAMVYLNEENDGQVTLEKLERFGYRRRPEVQISIINSLPDTLRMSARHNQGSKMIYADKDCRMD; encoded by the coding sequence ATGGCAGAGCCTACTTATAAAGTCTTATTAAGCGGCGAAACGCTCTCTGGTCATCAGCTTGCGGAAACAAAAAAGCAGCTTGCTGTAGCGTTTAGCCTCTCTGCAGACTCCATTGATCGCTTTTTTATCGGAAAACCAGTCATTGTCAAGACCACCACAGACATTGAAACTGCTGAAAAGTTCAAGGCCCTTTTCGAAAAAGCAGGGGCTGTCTGTTTTATAAAACAGGTGGTGCAGACAGAAACCGGAAGACCATCAAATAGTTCTGCCGCAAAACCTGAGCTTTCATCTTCTCCGGCAATTACGCCCGTGACACCTGAGCATGCCATTACGAAGGAGTCTGCTCCGGGATTTACTACGCATGCCGGAAATCGGACAGAAGAAGCTCCCGGGCCAAGGGTCATTTCTCCTCCCCAGAAGGCTGTATCGCTTCAATACTCACCGCTTCACTGCAGAGCACTGAATAAAACAGAGGGAGGACTTAACTTCAACCGTTATGGCTGCGAAAACATACCGTTCAGCGACATCCTTCTCGTCTCGGTATACCATATTCCTTCAGGCATCAAGCCCAAGACAAGGGTAATGGTCTTCAGCAGGACTCAAAAAAAACCACTTACTGTCGATGCCGATGCCATTGACTTTACCGGCATTCTCGGCAGAGAAGAAGATGACATCTATGCAGCGCTCAGACAATTCGTTACAGATCTCGTCAAAGCCAATCCGTCATTAATCGTTGACAGCAGCACATCCGATTTCCTCAAGGGCAGCGGCCCGGGGATGGTAAAGCGTGATGATACCTTCTGGGCATCCGCGCTCGGTAGCGCTCTCGACGAGGAAGGCCTCTTCGTTCTTGCGGCTGCAAACCTGAAGAAACCGGCAAAGACAGTAGCAGCCATAGAAGCAGAATCCGGTAAGGACCAGGACCAGAAAGAGACATCGCTTATGAGCGATGAAGAATATCTCGATCTTTTTATTGGGCCGAACGTTGTCAAATACATGGACAATTTCAAGAAGTTCGGCATCAAAGGCCCATCTTCCTTTGTGCCAACCTGGCACTGGCCCGCATTTTTTCTTCCTTTCTTCTGGCTGCTCTACAGGAAACTTTACCTGCATGCTATTGGGGTATTGGTGCTGAGCTTCATACCCGGCATCAACATCCTGACCTGCATTGCAATGGGCCTGACCGCGTATTATATCTATTTCAGGCACGTACGAGATTCAGTCACCGCAATCAAACGGGCCACCACACCAGCTCAGATCGGCTATGTCATGACGCGCGAGGGCGGGGTAACGCCCACAGCCGTGTATGTTGGAATCGGCGGCGTCTTCTGCATAAGCCTGATCATTTCCATTTCACTTGTGGTATCTGCACTCAAAAAAAAGCAGGAACTGGTAACAGAACAGATGAATCCCCCCATGATAATGCCCTTGCTTCCGGGCCAGAATTTGCCTCCCGGCTTTCCGCAGAGCCCGGAAGAGGCGATGCAGATGGCCTACGATAATATGGCAAGGGCTGAACTCAAGAATGCCTGCACAGCTGCCATGGTCTACCTAAACGAGGAGAACGACGGGCAGGTGACCCTCGAAAAACTGGAGCGGTTCGGGTACCGGCGGCGTCCTGAAGTGCAGATATCGATCATCAACTCCCTGCCGGATACCCTGCGCATGAGCGCCCGGCACAACCAGGGATCTAAAATGATCTATGCAGATAAAGACTGCAGAATGGACTGA
- a CDS encoding GDSL family lipase, with protein MKKASSTHEKCKRLLFLGDSLIEYFDWSERFPEYEVYNLGMAGETVSGLAARLGHIIRTVKNPDRVFIMSGINSLAMGEGGIADTYRDIVHTLHQAFPAAVIYIESLLPVSFPFIDNADIRQMNGRLRHIAQEEGVHYLDLHTLFTDQNKRPIERYLLDDGVHVSDEGYGVWAGEIARLLSS; from the coding sequence ATGAAAAAAGCATCAAGTACCCATGAAAAGTGTAAGCGGCTCCTTTTTCTCGGTGACTCATTAATTGAATATTTCGACTGGTCTGAGCGTTTTCCTGAATATGAAGTCTACAACCTCGGTATGGCTGGAGAGACGGTCAGCGGGCTTGCTGCAAGACTCGGGCATATTATCCGGACGGTGAAGAATCCTGATAGAGTATTCATTATGTCAGGCATCAACAGCCTGGCAATGGGGGAGGGGGGCATCGCCGATACATACCGGGACATCGTGCATACCCTTCATCAGGCATTTCCTGCAGCCGTGATCTACATAGAAAGTCTTCTGCCGGTGAGTTTCCCTTTCATCGATAATGCGGATATCCGCCAGATGAACGGGAGACTTCGCCATATTGCCCAAGAAGAAGGGGTTCATTATCTTGATTTGCATACACTCTTTACTGATCAGAATAAACGGCCCATAGAGCGCTATCTCCTGGACGACGGAGTTCATGTAAGCGACGAGGGCTATGGGGTCTGGGCGGGCGAGATAGCAAGGCTGCTCAGTTCTTAA